A window of the Pyrodictium abyssi genome harbors these coding sequences:
- a CDS encoding iron-sulfur cluster assembly protein: MGLLDSLLRGLVVRRPSAMDGDAPRGPLADRLREAEEALRSVMLPGYDVDIVSAGLVERIRVSRDGKSVMVVLGYSKSNPGCSFCRFISSVAWARIVRGTREALAARGFTRIVLVDGATGAEL; this comes from the coding sequence GTGGGTCTCCTCGATAGCTTGCTACGCGGCCTAGTAGTACGCCGCCCCAGCGCTATGGACGGAGACGCGCCCCGCGGGCCGCTAGCTGATAGGCTGCGTGAAGCCGAGGAGGCCCTGAGAAGCGTAATGCTCCCCGGCTACGATGTTGACATAGTCTCCGCGGGGCTCGTCGAGAGAATACGTGTGAGCCGCGACGGGAAATCCGTCATGGTCGTGCTCGGGTATAGCAAGAGCAATCCTGGCTGCAGCTTCTGCCGCTTCATAAGCAGCGTTGCGTGGGCCCGGATAGTCCGGGGGACTAGAGAGGCTCTGGCGGCTAGGGGGTTCACCAGGATAGTGCTCGTTGATGGCGCTACGGGTGCGGAGCTCTAA
- a CDS encoding RsmB/NOP family class I SAM-dependent RNA methyltransferase, with protein sequence MAGHRGGEAVLEGLARRVWEAIEAERASKPKLSVPARGLRILVETVKAAEEFKPSQHAKRVVFRRHGILGTGLDRLLTSVFYDTMKRMGLLDRVARELTGVESPLILDPWLRAALRVAADIVLFHRPDRTTLNTLKWGIADYLSAVTHPYVGMYYWRVFDRLLEYRPRPRSVEEALEWLYLLPAWFIRRMRELLGPEEAEELFRAFNQKPLISVRVNTLKATVEEVVEALRREGKDPVVSKRVPVVVKFQGPFDFDSSPLYRGGKMVIQEEASAAASLILDPKPGMTVVDLAAAPGGKTSHMAELMKNHGRIYAFDIDEKRIERMRTILRRMGITIVKIFKMDARKAPRVLGEEIADRVMLDAPCTSTGTIAKNPELRWRIREEGLEEIVQLQREMLEAAARLVKPGGRLLYTTCSLLPEENEGNIKWFLERHPEFRLVPLRGPYDESPLLPGTMRAWPHRHGTIGFFYALLEKRKRG encoded by the coding sequence ATGGCGGGCCACCGCGGAGGAGAAGCAGTGCTAGAGGGTCTCGCTAGGCGGGTATGGGAGGCTATTGAGGCAGAGAGGGCTAGTAAGCCTAAGCTGTCGGTACCGGCTCGTGGCCTCCGGATACTGGTTGAGACTGTTAAGGCTGCCGAGGAGTTTAAGCCGAGCCAGCACGCGAAGCGCGTAGTGTTCCGGCGACACGGCATACTAGGTACTGGGCTTGATAGGCTGCTGACCTCCGTGTTCTACGATACTATGAAGAGGATGGGACTGCTCGACCGGGTCGCACGGGAGCTGACGGGGGTCGAGTCGCCGCTCATCCTCGATCCCTGGCTGCGTGCTGCGCTCCGGGTCGCCGCCGATATCGTGTTGTTCCACCGCCCTGACCGGACTACGCTTAACACGCTGAAGTGGGGTATAGCGGACTACCTATCGGCTGTGACGCACCCATACGTGGGCATGTACTACTGGAGGGTCTTCGACCGGCTGCTCGAGTACCGGCCGAGGCCCCGTAGCGTGGAGGAGGCGCTTGAGTGGCTGTACCTGCTGCCAGCATGGTTCATACGGCGTATGAGGGAGCTGCTGGGCCCGGAGGAGGCTGAGGAGCTGTTCCGCGCGTTCAACCAGAAGCCTTTGATAAGCGTCAGGGTGAACACGCTGAAAGCCACTGTGGAGGAGGTTGTGGAGGCTCTCCGCCGGGAGGGCAAGGACCCTGTGGTCAGTAAGCGGGTACCGGTCGTGGTGAAGTTCCAGGGCCCCTTCGACTTCGATAGCAGCCCGCTGTACCGGGGCGGCAAGATGGTTATCCAGGAGGAGGCTAGCGCGGCTGCCTCACTCATACTGGACCCGAAGCCGGGCATGACCGTTGTCGACCTGGCTGCCGCGCCTGGCGGGAAGACCAGCCACATGGCCGAGTTGATGAAGAACCATGGACGTATCTACGCGTTCGACATAGACGAGAAGCGCATAGAGCGTATGAGAACTATACTCCGCCGCATGGGTATAACCATTGTCAAGATATTCAAGATGGATGCTAGGAAGGCGCCCCGCGTGCTAGGCGAGGAGATAGCCGACCGGGTCATGCTGGACGCCCCGTGTACCAGCACCGGCACTATAGCGAAGAACCCGGAGCTGCGGTGGAGGATACGAGAGGAGGGGCTCGAGGAGATAGTGCAGCTGCAGCGGGAGATGCTGGAGGCTGCTGCGAGGCTCGTAAAGCCGGGCGGCCGGCTCCTCTACACTACGTGCAGCCTTCTGCCCGAAGAGAACGAGGGGAACATCAAGTGGTTCCTCGAGCGGCACCCCGAGTTCAGGCTGGTGCCGCTCCGGGGCCCGTACGATGAGTCCCCGTTACTACCCGGCACGATGAGGGCTTGGCCACACCGCCACGGGACCATAGGCTTCTTCTACGCGCTCCTCGAGAAACGCAAGCGGGGTTAG
- a CDS encoding S9 family peptidase encodes MPGAEKRLSPESLDGLVLVSNPAVTPDGRYALYTAARVSLATDSYESSILAVRVDSSEQFVLQSGPRDTCPVPGPDGRRYVFARKAEQRDRRAAKLPGIELRLASIDAPGASQLVARVEGVVSLSWSPDGKRIAAALPVGRPDEDVKEVETLPVWFNGKGFVYKTRVEPFIVDVDSGVMERIELGLDWLQVGDVAWSPDGKRIALSVATDMLRPYLLDVYVYDVEAGEARVVAQGLRGYGELAWSPDGRLLAYLGHRGERGFSSHQKIMLLNPETGSLECLTCSLDRNAVNTMNSDVRFRSCLKKLQWTMRGIYFLVSDSGRVALYRVQPGMEPEPVLDPGEAVVDEFSASRDGSTIAYTMMTPTEPKELYLYRDREARRVTRHTEAWRRRYRLARPRRFSFRASDGTTVEGWVLRPPEGVAEKGWVLYIHGGPKTMWGYGFMHEFQVLASSGYTVVYVNPRGSDGYSEEFADIRCGYGERDYMDLMEAVEYAVEKLGLPRDRAAVMGGSYGGFMTNWIIGHTGFFRAAVSMRGISNWISMYGTTDIGWYFVEDQLCCTPWRNSSLCWDKSPLKYMDKASTPTLIIHSSEDYRCWLDQALQLYTALKLRGVETKLAIFPGENHDLSRSGRPKHRVKRLQLILDWLDRHIAGANED; translated from the coding sequence GTGCCCGGCGCTGAAAAGAGGCTTAGCCCGGAGAGCCTCGACGGTCTTGTCCTCGTCTCGAACCCTGCTGTGACTCCCGATGGCCGCTACGCTCTCTACACCGCTGCGCGTGTGAGCCTAGCCACTGATAGCTACGAGTCGAGCATACTAGCCGTGAGGGTTGACAGCAGCGAGCAGTTTGTGCTCCAGAGTGGGCCCCGGGATACGTGCCCGGTGCCAGGGCCGGATGGCCGGCGCTACGTCTTCGCCCGGAAGGCTGAGCAGAGGGACCGGAGGGCCGCGAAGCTCCCGGGTATAGAGCTCAGGCTAGCGAGCATCGACGCGCCTGGCGCCAGCCAGCTAGTAGCCCGGGTCGAGGGCGTGGTCTCGCTCTCCTGGAGCCCCGACGGCAAGAGGATAGCAGCAGCGCTGCCGGTCGGGAGGCCGGACGAGGACGTAAAGGAGGTAGAGACGCTGCCAGTATGGTTCAACGGTAAGGGCTTCGTCTACAAGACCCGTGTAGAGCCCTTCATAGTCGACGTGGACTCCGGCGTTATGGAGAGGATAGAGCTTGGCCTCGACTGGCTACAGGTTGGCGACGTAGCGTGGAGCCCCGACGGCAAGAGGATAGCACTGAGCGTCGCCACTGACATGTTGCGGCCATACCTGCTCGACGTCTACGTCTACGACGTGGAGGCCGGGGAAGCGCGGGTAGTCGCCCAGGGCCTGAGGGGCTACGGGGAGCTAGCCTGGAGCCCCGACGGCAGGCTCCTAGCCTACCTGGGGCACCGCGGCGAGAGGGGCTTCTCGAGCCACCAGAAGATAATGCTCCTAAACCCCGAGACAGGGAGCCTGGAGTGCCTCACCTGTAGCCTGGACCGCAACGCCGTGAACACTATGAACAGCGACGTCCGGTTCCGTAGCTGCCTCAAGAAGCTACAGTGGACTATGCGCGGCATATACTTCCTCGTGAGCGACTCGGGGCGTGTAGCCCTGTACCGCGTCCAGCCCGGCATGGAGCCGGAGCCCGTACTAGACCCCGGCGAGGCCGTGGTAGACGAGTTCTCCGCTAGCCGGGACGGCTCGACAATAGCCTACACCATGATGACCCCGACGGAGCCCAAGGAGCTGTACCTGTACCGGGACAGGGAGGCCCGCAGGGTCACACGGCACACCGAGGCCTGGAGGAGGCGCTACCGGCTAGCCCGGCCGAGGAGGTTCAGCTTCAGGGCTAGCGACGGCACCACCGTAGAGGGCTGGGTGCTCCGGCCACCAGAGGGCGTGGCTGAGAAGGGCTGGGTGCTCTACATCCACGGCGGCCCCAAGACCATGTGGGGCTACGGGTTCATGCACGAGTTCCAGGTGCTAGCCTCCAGCGGCTACACCGTCGTCTACGTGAACCCCCGGGGCAGCGACGGCTATAGCGAGGAGTTCGCCGATATAAGGTGCGGGTACGGCGAACGCGACTACATGGACCTCATGGAGGCCGTCGAGTACGCTGTGGAGAAGCTTGGGCTCCCCCGGGACCGCGCCGCGGTGATGGGCGGGAGCTACGGCGGCTTCATGACCAACTGGATCATAGGCCACACAGGCTTCTTCCGCGCAGCAGTATCCATGAGGGGTATATCGAACTGGATAAGCATGTACGGGACCACGGACATAGGCTGGTACTTCGTCGAAGACCAGCTATGCTGCACACCATGGAGGAACAGCAGCCTCTGCTGGGACAAGAGCCCCCTCAAGTACATGGACAAGGCTAGTACACCGACCCTGATAATCCACTCTAGCGAGGACTATCGCTGCTGGCTCGACCAGGCGCTGCAGCTCTACACAGCGCTGAAGCTCCGTGGCGTGGAGACGAAGCTAGCGATATTCCCCGGCGAGAACCATGACCTATCCCGTAGCGGCAGGCCCAAGCACCGCGTGAAGAGGCTCCAGCTCATACTAGACTGGCTCGACAGACACATAGCCGGCGCGAATGAGGACTAG
- a CDS encoding class I SAM-dependent methyltransferase: MSRSSYDRIDERELGKTVQILYEAFQSIEAVGGSLSPFVPTQDYIIEPILQLLEAMARGRLNETGQRRQPVYYEPGCGSGTVAEKAAERGFYVICLELDEYLARSAAQRLARSPHADTVVGDLSVFRPRAVDAVYAYLLPRAVQRVLEALKGAKAPLLSLDYPAEDDGGALSAARLEIEARSVYTYEL, encoded by the coding sequence TTGAGCAGGAGCAGCTACGATAGAATAGACGAGAGAGAGCTCGGCAAGACTGTGCAGATACTTTACGAGGCCTTCCAGTCCATAGAAGCAGTAGGCGGCAGCCTCTCGCCCTTTGTGCCAACGCAGGACTACATTATAGAGCCCATACTACAGCTACTAGAAGCCATGGCCCGCGGGAGGCTCAACGAGACGGGGCAACGGAGGCAGCCTGTGTACTACGAGCCCGGTTGTGGCTCGGGAACAGTGGCGGAGAAGGCTGCAGAGAGAGGCTTCTACGTCATATGCCTGGAGCTTGACGAGTATCTCGCCCGCAGCGCGGCCCAAAGGCTCGCCAGGAGCCCCCATGCAGACACGGTGGTAGGCGACCTCTCGGTGTTCCGGCCGCGAGCAGTGGACGCGGTGTACGCCTACCTGCTTCCCCGGGCGGTACAGCGGGTCCTCGAGGCACTAAAGGGCGCAAAGGCTCCCCTGCTGAGCCTTGACTACCCCGCCGAGGACGATGGAGGGGCACTGTCGGCTGCGAGACTGGAGATAGAAGCCAGAAGTGTTTATACGTATGAGCTCTAG
- a CDS encoding archease, with amino-acid sequence MSGEGPFEDIEKGLHEVLARLECPGYAHAPHTADVLIVARGRSLEEAFEQAARGVYEVITDTGKVEPREERVIETSGVDLYQLLYRWIEDLLFYTDSEGLVFSKFKVERIERVGEGEEAEYRLKGKAWGEPFNEEKHPHRTIVKAMTYAMMEIVKENGCWRVQFVVDI; translated from the coding sequence ATGAGCGGTGAAGGCCCATTCGAAGACATTGAGAAGGGTCTACACGAGGTACTAGCCAGGCTAGAGTGCCCCGGCTACGCACATGCACCTCACACAGCCGACGTCCTTATAGTAGCGCGTGGGCGCAGCCTTGAGGAGGCATTCGAGCAGGCAGCACGCGGCGTCTACGAGGTCATAACCGATACGGGCAAGGTCGAGCCGCGCGAGGAACGGGTAATAGAGACCAGCGGGGTGGACCTATACCAGCTCCTCTACCGGTGGATAGAGGACCTCCTCTTCTACACAGACAGCGAGGGCCTCGTGTTCTCCAAGTTCAAGGTGGAGCGCATAGAGCGGGTCGGCGAGGGCGAGGAGGCAGAATACCGTCTAAAGGGCAAGGCTTGGGGCGAGCCGTTCAACGAGGAGAAGCACCCGCACCGCACTATAGTCAAGGCGATGACGTATGCTATGATGGAGATTGTGAAGGAGAATGGCTGCTGGCGGGTGCAGTTCGTAGTCGACATATAG
- a CDS encoding cyclase family protein, producing MPLRIVDLTQPLGPETRVYPGDPPVRVETIAEIGRDGYYNRVLHIHEHVGTHVDAPAHMIEGGATIDSIEPTRLVAPAIVMDLSNACGAVTSREILMALRLRRLPLPREGWYLLLRIGGGCRSISVEAAEWMVRQKLGGLGVDAASPDGPPYSVHRILLSSGVVIVENLHIPGWLDGEKVTVIVAPLPVRGGSGAPARVYALLDGGRLGEWLRGE from the coding sequence GTGCCGCTCCGTATAGTCGACCTCACCCAGCCACTAGGGCCCGAGACCCGGGTCTACCCCGGCGACCCGCCAGTAAGAGTGGAGACCATAGCCGAGATAGGGAGAGACGGCTACTACAACAGGGTTCTGCATATACACGAGCACGTCGGCACACACGTGGACGCGCCAGCCCACATGATAGAGGGAGGAGCCACTATCGACTCGATAGAGCCTACGCGGCTCGTAGCACCGGCGATAGTCATGGACTTGTCGAACGCGTGTGGCGCGGTCACTAGCCGCGAGATACTGATGGCTCTCCGGCTCCGCCGGCTCCCCTTGCCCCGGGAGGGCTGGTACCTCCTACTACGCATCGGCGGTGGCTGCCGTAGCATCTCGGTAGAGGCTGCCGAGTGGATGGTCCGACAGAAGCTCGGGGGCTTGGGGGTGGACGCTGCTAGCCCGGATGGCCCGCCCTACAGTGTTCACCGGATACTCCTCTCCAGCGGCGTGGTGATAGTGGAGAACCTCCACATACCGGGTTGGCTCGACGGCGAAAAGGTTACGGTAATAGTGGCCCCTCTCCCGGTCAGGGGCGGTAGCGGTGCTCCTGCACGGGTGTACGCGCTGCTGGATGGCGGCAGACTGGGCGAGTGGCTCAGGGGAGAGTAG
- a CDS encoding RtcB family protein, translated as MSARIPLKRVSDYEWMIPKGAKPCMRVPSIIFADDFLLEKMKGDLTLVQAANVACLQGIQKYSIVMPDGHQGYGFPIGGVAAMSIDEDGVISPGGVGYDINCGVRVIRTNLDVKDVKPKLRELIEELFRNIPSGLGSTGKVRLSVQELDRVLNEGVEWAVQKGYGWADDPEHIEERGSWSLADASKVSQRAKRRGAEQLGTLGSGNHFLEVQVVDKIYEPEIAKAMGITHEGQIIVMVHTGSRGLGHQVASDYLMIMERAMRKYGIRPPDRELASVPYSTREAQDYLRAMAAAANFAWTNRQLITYWTRESFQRVFHRDPDQLDMKIVYDVAHNIAKIEEHDVDGKKMKVIVHRKGATRAFPPGHPEIPKDYQSIGQPVLIPGSMGTASYILVGVPTGARAWFTAPHGAGRWMSRAAAKRSRSYHEVIRELEQKGILIRASNRATVVEEMPQAYKDVDRVALVAHKVGIANIVVRLRPIAVTKG; from the coding sequence GGATACCCCTGAAGAGGGTTAGCGACTACGAATGGATGATACCCAAGGGCGCTAAGCCCTGCATGAGGGTCCCCTCGATAATCTTCGCCGACGACTTCCTGCTCGAGAAGATGAAGGGCGACCTCACGCTAGTACAGGCTGCCAACGTTGCATGCCTCCAGGGTATACAGAAGTACAGCATCGTGATGCCAGACGGCCACCAGGGCTACGGCTTCCCCATTGGCGGCGTAGCGGCCATGTCTATAGACGAGGATGGTGTGATAAGCCCCGGCGGTGTGGGCTACGACATCAACTGTGGCGTGCGCGTCATACGTACAAACCTCGACGTAAAGGATGTGAAGCCTAAGCTACGCGAGCTCATAGAGGAGCTGTTCCGCAACATACCCAGCGGCCTCGGCAGCACAGGCAAGGTTCGTCTCAGCGTGCAGGAGCTAGACCGGGTGCTGAACGAGGGTGTCGAGTGGGCGGTGCAGAAGGGCTACGGCTGGGCTGACGACCCGGAGCACATCGAGGAGCGGGGTAGCTGGAGCCTGGCAGACGCTAGCAAGGTGAGCCAGCGCGCTAAGAGACGTGGTGCCGAGCAGCTAGGCACCCTCGGCAGCGGCAACCACTTCCTCGAGGTACAAGTTGTCGACAAGATATACGAGCCAGAGATAGCCAAGGCCATGGGCATAACCCACGAGGGCCAGATAATAGTTATGGTGCACACCGGCAGCCGTGGCCTAGGCCACCAGGTCGCGAGCGACTACCTAATGATAATGGAGCGCGCCATGAGGAAGTACGGTATAAGGCCGCCAGACCGCGAGCTGGCCAGCGTGCCCTACAGCACCCGCGAGGCCCAGGACTACCTCCGCGCAATGGCCGCTGCGGCGAACTTCGCCTGGACCAATAGGCAGCTCATAACCTACTGGACGCGTGAGAGCTTCCAGCGCGTATTCCACCGCGACCCAGACCAGCTCGACATGAAGATAGTCTACGACGTAGCCCATAACATAGCCAAGATAGAGGAGCACGACGTAGACGGCAAGAAGATGAAGGTCATAGTGCACCGTAAGGGCGCTACAAGGGCCTTCCCGCCAGGCCACCCAGAGATACCCAAGGACTACCAGTCAATAGGCCAGCCCGTGCTCATACCCGGCAGCATGGGCACAGCGAGCTACATACTGGTAGGCGTCCCCACGGGCGCCCGCGCCTGGTTCACAGCACCCCACGGCGCAGGCCGCTGGATGAGCCGCGCAGCAGCCAAGAGAAGCAGGAGCTACCACGAGGTCATAAGGGAGCTAGAGCAGAAGGGCATACTGATACGCGCTAGCAACCGCGCCACGGTTGTAGAGGAGATGCCACAGGCCTACAAGGACGTAGACCGCGTAGCCCTCGTAGCCCACAAGGTAGGCATAGCAAATATCGTCGTAAGGCTACGCCCCATAGCGGTAACGAAGGGCTAA
- a CDS encoding rubrerythrin family protein, which translates to MLDADARRLAERFCREEITVYHIYSWLAEKEKDPARREHLRRLAEQERRHYEFWSRVLGSSCWPYGVTMRRIMLLYRLLGPVFTLRLLERDEEATIEQYQRFLSRIGDEQLRRELEQIIREEEEHEETLLSGIEDARVKYMGFIALGLADAIVEITGVHAGFLGATSSTLLAGVAGLVVGFSAALSMAGAAYLQAKHGRETRPVISAGVTGVSYIISVILLALPYFLLASMLEAFTASLILATVIIGGFTYFSVVVQNKPFLKEFLESTGLMIGTALGSYAFGKILGSLLGVEMAL; encoded by the coding sequence GTGCTAGATGCAGACGCTAGGCGGCTCGCTGAGAGGTTCTGCAGAGAAGAGATAACGGTCTACCACATCTACAGCTGGCTAGCCGAGAAGGAGAAGGATCCTGCCCGGCGCGAACACCTAAGAAGGCTCGCGGAGCAGGAGCGGCGGCACTACGAGTTCTGGAGCCGCGTCCTCGGTAGCAGCTGCTGGCCCTACGGGGTAACCATGAGGAGGATAATGCTGCTCTACCGCCTCCTAGGGCCTGTGTTCACGCTCCGGCTCCTAGAGCGCGACGAGGAAGCCACGATAGAGCAGTACCAGAGGTTCCTCAGCCGCATAGGCGACGAGCAACTGCGCCGAGAGCTAGAGCAGATAATACGCGAGGAAGAGGAGCACGAGGAGACACTACTCAGCGGCATCGAGGACGCGCGTGTAAAGTACATGGGGTTCATAGCCCTGGGCCTCGCCGACGCTATAGTGGAGATAACGGGCGTCCATGCTGGCTTCCTCGGCGCGACCTCGAGCACCCTGCTCGCTGGCGTCGCTGGGCTGGTTGTCGGCTTCTCCGCAGCACTCTCCATGGCCGGTGCAGCGTATCTCCAGGCTAAGCATGGCCGCGAGACACGCCCGGTCATAAGCGCCGGTGTGACCGGCGTATCGTACATAATATCCGTGATACTCCTAGCGCTCCCATACTTCCTGCTAGCCAGCATGCTCGAGGCGTTCACAGCGTCGCTGATCCTGGCGACCGTGATAATAGGGGGCTTCACGTACTTCAGCGTGGTTGTGCAGAACAAGCCGTTCCTCAAGGAGTTCCTCGAGAGCACCGGGCTTATGATAGGCACGGCGCTTGGTAGCTACGCGTTCGGCAAGATACTAGGAAGCCTGCTAGGCGTCGAGATGGCCCTATAG
- a CDS encoding TrkH family potassium uptake protein, with product MTRRVGGDIDVGGELVLRVPPLLRYVALPVAAAGISHLLSATIGFLEGDTVYSTVLMLWAIIYLSASVAWMSILQPSRSLSKEEALVLVGFSWLATPLLSAIPVAYALGVPLIDAWFESISGFTTTGLSVFTGGVDPDYGKYVPAVEELPLSILWWRAVTEWLGGFGIVVMFYVFARLGGLPAHLVGFAEGRFERLEPSIAKSIQALMTLYMFLTTLGAIILYLAGMTPMDAVYHSMTGIATGGFSTHSESIAFYNSVLVEAAAIVVMALGAANFADLYAVVKGIPRRFSREIESFIAVAATSIALGTLMLYVTGWSPYHPLREAAFDVVTALSGTGFGISDLSSAPDAWKAFLVPLMLIGGSAFSTTGGIKQYRLMVLAKNIVWTVTETVYGTSRITVRRVGGYVATEQELRRVMTIVTLFVVTHAAGTLALLLILPDRSLADAAFEAASALGTVGLSVGITGATAPWQAKAVLMVLMTLGRLEVAGFLYMLAATTRITRNLRAQKRRKPATLALWREPPYARSGLYP from the coding sequence ATGACGCGCCGAGTAGGCGGAGACATCGATGTGGGCGGAGAGCTTGTCCTACGTGTACCCCCTCTACTGCGCTACGTAGCGCTCCCGGTGGCAGCGGCTGGCATCTCTCACTTACTCTCGGCAACCATAGGCTTTCTCGAAGGGGATACAGTCTACTCTACGGTGCTAATGCTCTGGGCAATCATATACCTCTCGGCATCGGTAGCCTGGATGTCGATACTCCAGCCCTCCCGCAGCCTATCCAAGGAGGAGGCTCTAGTGCTAGTCGGGTTCAGCTGGCTCGCCACCCCGCTCCTCTCGGCCATTCCCGTCGCCTACGCGCTCGGCGTCCCGCTTATCGACGCGTGGTTTGAGTCGATAAGCGGCTTCACCACCACCGGTCTAAGCGTGTTCACGGGAGGTGTTGACCCCGATTACGGCAAATACGTGCCAGCAGTCGAGGAGCTCCCCCTCAGCATACTATGGTGGCGCGCGGTAACCGAGTGGCTTGGTGGCTTCGGCATAGTTGTAATGTTCTACGTGTTCGCCCGCCTAGGCGGCTTGCCGGCGCACCTGGTAGGCTTCGCTGAGGGGAGGTTCGAGCGGTTAGAGCCCAGCATAGCCAAGAGCATACAAGCACTCATGACGCTCTACATGTTCCTGACTACACTTGGCGCCATAATACTCTACCTAGCCGGGATGACGCCCATGGATGCTGTGTACCACTCGATGACAGGTATAGCGACAGGCGGCTTTAGCACACATAGCGAGAGTATAGCCTTCTACAACTCAGTCCTGGTGGAGGCAGCAGCCATAGTAGTAATGGCTCTAGGCGCCGCCAACTTTGCAGACCTCTACGCAGTGGTTAAGGGGATCCCGAGGAGGTTTAGCCGCGAGATAGAATCCTTCATAGCAGTAGCAGCAACATCCATAGCGCTGGGCACGCTCATGCTCTACGTGACCGGCTGGTCGCCCTACCACCCACTACGCGAGGCAGCATTCGACGTGGTAACAGCGCTCTCTGGCACTGGTTTCGGGATAAGCGACCTCTCGAGCGCCCCGGATGCGTGGAAAGCCTTCCTCGTACCGCTAATGCTCATAGGCGGCTCAGCATTCTCAACAACGGGCGGCATCAAGCAGTACCGGTTAATGGTCCTAGCGAAGAACATTGTCTGGACGGTGACAGAGACCGTCTACGGTACTAGCAGGATAACGGTACGCCGTGTCGGAGGCTACGTGGCGACCGAGCAGGAGCTTAGGAGAGTAATGACAATTGTAACACTGTTTGTCGTGACCCATGCTGCTGGGACACTGGCTCTGCTCCTCATTCTTCCCGACCGGAGCCTCGCGGACGCAGCCTTCGAGGCGGCAAGCGCTCTCGGCACAGTGGGGCTGAGCGTAGGCATAACAGGGGCCACTGCGCCGTGGCAGGCGAAGGCAGTACTAATGGTCCTTATGACGCTGGGTAGGCTCGAGGTAGCAGGTTTCCTCTACATGCTCGCGGCGACGACGAGGATCACGAGAAACCTGCGAGCACAGAAGCGTAGAAAACCGGCCACGCTGGCGCTCTGGCGAGAGCCGCCGTACGCGCGTTCAGGTCTATACCCCTAG
- a CDS encoding precorrin-2 dehydrogenase/sirohydrochlorin ferrochelatase family protein, which yields MRVPLWLEMDGRRVLVVGGGGVGTRRALWFRQAGAVVRVVGLSFSEELQRRARGDSGLELVELDAGDAEALRPHVEWADIVVVATDNPSVNEAVWRLARSLRRWVNDATDAERTEIVVPYTLDLYGGGLRVAVTTEGRTGVAARHARDRIRECLEGDKGLGTLYEAMWRVKPVLKRLIPRAKDRVPIYYRIDEDSEFQRAVERGSVEEALRAAARVIAREARRLGVETDADRVYEMLRSVEKPISPL from the coding sequence GTGCGTGTCCCACTATGGCTCGAGATGGATGGTAGGCGCGTCCTCGTTGTCGGCGGGGGAGGCGTTGGGACGCGTAGGGCGCTCTGGTTCCGCCAGGCAGGTGCTGTCGTGAGGGTCGTTGGGCTGAGCTTCTCGGAGGAGCTGCAGAGGCGGGCGAGGGGGGATAGCGGCCTGGAGCTTGTGGAGCTGGACGCGGGTGATGCCGAGGCGCTCAGGCCCCATGTCGAGTGGGCCGATATAGTTGTGGTGGCTACTGACAATCCTTCCGTCAACGAGGCTGTGTGGAGGCTTGCGCGTAGTCTCAGGCGCTGGGTCAATGACGCGACGGACGCGGAGAGGACCGAGATAGTTGTGCCCTATACGCTAGACCTCTACGGCGGCGGGCTCCGGGTAGCGGTGACCACTGAGGGACGAACCGGGGTAGCAGCGCGGCATGCCCGTGACAGGATAAGGGAGTGCCTTGAGGGCGACAAGGGGCTCGGAACGCTCTACGAGGCCATGTGGAGGGTTAAGCCGGTCCTCAAGCGGCTCATACCTCGGGCTAAGGACCGTGTGCCGATATACTATCGTATAGACGAGGACTCGGAGTTCCAGAGGGCCGTGGAGAGGGGTAGTGTGGAGGAGGCTCTCCGGGCCGCTGCCAGGGTCATAGCTCGTGAAGCCCGGAGGCTAGGAGTCGAGACAGACGCGGACAGGGTGTACGAGATGCTGAGGAGCGTTGAGAAGCCTATATCGCCCCTCTAG